The segment ACAAAAGTACTACAAACTATGTCTAATTACCTTTCTGATCAACAAGCTTTGCATATCTCAACcccacaaccacaaccacaaccacaaccacagcagcagcagcagcagtcAACTACAAGTCTATCCACCACTGGCACACCTGCTCATACCCCGGTCACTATGAATCTTGTCACTTATTTCGGTAGAGTATATACCTTGTACGATGCTCTATTACTACTAGAAGCATGCCGACTCAATATTTTACCTACAATAGATCGTCGATTAACTACATTTGAACGACTGAGATTTATAAAACCAAACTGTATTTTCATATGGAATGAGACCAAAAGTGGAATGAAACGATGGACAGATGGGAAATTGTGGTCAGCTTCAAAAGTTATATTTGGAAACTTTTTACAATATCGAGAAATTAATAAGGTTACTAAGAAACCAGAATTTAATGGATTAATTAAACAATCATTTAGTTTAAATACTAAAGATGGACAACgtttccatttgatttcGTATTATCAATTGAGTAATCCTAATATCAATCGACAGAGATTAATGTGGAATGGCACTTTACCACCCGTCACCAATGACGatacaatcaattcaatcaattctgATGGTGATTATGGGGATGACGATAATAATGATGAGCGAACTTTAAAGAAGCGCAAGTTATTACATTCAAACCCAGCATCTGCTACTAATTCACCAACATCAGACTtagaacaacaacaacaacaacaacaacaacaacaacaacaacaacaacaacagcgACAATTGGAAGAGGATTATGAAGATGGTTATATCGTATGCATACCATCACATGAtcccaaattgaaaaaattaacCCTTTCAACTGATATTTATCCCTCTCATACATTGCGGGCAATCCCCAAAAACTTAAAAACTGGATTAACAGGTCCTATACCAAATactccatcatcaattaaagGAGAAGACGAGGAGGGAGTGGCAGAATCATCTACATCAACACCTAATCCCCCCATTGCTCCAGGAGCAATAGGTTATAATAATCTatcatcacaacaacagaagcagaaacaacaacagaagcaacaacagAAGCTTAAACCGttgaatcaacaagttCCCACTTATACTCATCTTCAAGATTCTTTAAACAACTATAGCCATCAACTGCCACTGGCTCTCCCAAGTgcaccaccaacaatacCCCCATCAACGTATCCAATCTCTTCAACTGCATTAGCAAAGACTCAGCACtcagcaccaccacctccaCCTCTCCTTCAAACTACAAATAACTCCGCCACCTCCAACTACGCCAATCATCCCAACTATGCAACTCCGactccaacaacaaccactACTACAGCTACTACGAACAATGCCACCCCAGAGTTCCAATTCGCTCAAgtttccaatttatcaacaataccaCCTGCATCCACAACAATGCCCACTTCAACAGGAAGTAATTTGCATTTTAAATTTAATAATTCTgaatatatcaaaaattgcgatttacaaattgttgatattttgaataaagGGTTCTTAAAGTGATTCAAGAGTAGATTTGGATAATAGGTTTTAGAAAATGGAGTAAAAAGTACAATGTTTGGAtgtttcttgttttggCACTTTTTAAAAAAACTTGTACTTTTATTATAGTGATATATATACTTATAAATAAACATAATTGCGGCAATATTATGATAAATAGCTCTCCTCTTAGTATAACTTACATATGCTTCTTGTTATATTACTGCAATGTGTCTTGACAATTGTTGAGCCATTTTAAAGTTTAGTCcaatgttttgaaagataaTGCAAAAGATATAATCAACGTTACACAAAACTTAAATTGAAACGTTTCTAaaattgtatcaatttaCGATTTCAATTCCACAAACAACACATATACACACACGTTTCTTACACTTTGGTTGAGAATTTAAAAAAGTAGAGACCAAGCTTTGTTGACCAAGCCTTGTTGACCAAGCCCTTGGGACGTGCACTTTTTGCTTTAGTATACCATAGAAGTGAGCAGAGGACAAGCGAACTTTGCGCCGCATTAATTACTCGTTTCGAATAAGCTACCCACACCAACAAACTTCGGTTGATTGTATACTGTATGTAACATCAACAAGCCAACACCAATATAAACACTCTCATATGTGTTAGTGGTCCACTTAGAAGaatatttcttttattttttatttttttaagCAGTTAAAGCGATTGCAAATTGCTTCTTACGAACTTAACTTCAGCAATCTTCAAGTTGAAGCCAGATGACTCACTTGTATATTCAACTTTATATAGACTAATACGATAGTACACCCAAATAATCTATACTACTTGCTTATGCTGATATCAACAGTATCATCATCCTTTCAccttctctttttcttcttcaccttatcttcaaattcaatacaTCCCAAAGGCACACCTTTctccttcaacaaattgataattgtATTTCCATGTGGTCCCTGAACCTGAACTtgttcatcatcaacaatagtTGTTGATCCAGAGCATAATTTTCGCAACTCTTCAGCAAAAGCACCTTgtttaatgaaaaatttgtcATAATTCCCCACACGAGTAATTACTTTTCGACCAATCTTCATTTCAGTAACTATGTGAATCTTTGGTGGTGTTCCTTTACCTAAATGGCTATACTGATTCGAAGTGATTGCATAATGAGGTGTGAAGTTTGTTAAGAATGTAGTGAATATTTGATCACGTGGTGCTTGTGAATCGATTGGTTTGTTGGTTGGTTTCGATatgatttcatcaattatAATTTGTTTGGGGTTGGCTGGGTTAACCAAGTTGGCTAATTTGATGTAGTCGTTGAACATGGTACGCAATTCAGGCAAGGTGTACAAATGATCAAATTCGGCATTGAGcttattgaaaaacatgCGTGATTTGCTTGTTGGTTTATACAAGGTGGtgatcttcatcattgatgatgatgcattACCATCCGACGACCCCGATGAAGTTGGTTTTTTAACCTTGTTGATCTTGTGAGGCACAAAATTCTCAATTGTGGGGTTGGTACGTGTCATTAGTTTGATTATTGataaatcttcatcttttcCCTTGACTTCCAAATACGATAATTTAGCCATTGCTTTGAGAAATTTGGATGTCTTTTTCCATGATGTTTTCTTGATATTAGCATATGTTGAACCTAATATAGGTAAGTtcttatatatatatgacGACATAAATGTTGATGCATTAATTGGTAATTCGatgttttccaatttgatgGTTTGTAGCAATGATcgaataaaaaaattgtctACTTCTTCTGTTGTCAATTGCGCCAATTCTTCAgcaacattttcaatttcagttttGACCTCTCCAGTCTCTATTGCTTCTGGCTGGGCACTGGTGGTTTCTTCCTTTTGTATTTCACTTTCTGGCTCTTCTCTATCCGCCTTATCTACCCCATCAGTCTCCACCAGttcctcctcctcttccTTTGTAACTTTTGGTATTTCTGCATCCACTTCTTCTGGTATCACCACATCTATCTCcttattcaatttcatcaattcgTCATCAAAATGATGGATTATTTCCACTGCCATCCCTGATCTACCGACAACATAATCAAACTGAGTCAAGTTCAAACGACATACCCCAACCGCCATAATCACATTTGGCTTCTCCTTGGaaacaataccaacaactGCATTCTTGACTGCCCTTTCGTCAAATGGCGGGATGGTACCCGGCAACATCAAATCCGCCCCTTTACCTAACACTCCAATCACAGGTTCATGTGTTTTGACCAAGGGTAAAATATAAGGACATTTCCAACATGTGAAAAGCGAAGGATATAACTGAGAGTCTCTGGTTTGAAACCAAGAGGGGACTTCGTTGGAGTCAAAGTATATCGTTCCCGATAACTTCTTATCCACTGGTGATGTGAAGCTTGCCTTTTTACTGATTGGCGGCACTAGATTGTCCAATCCTTCTTTAGCAATCTCATCGATTGGTAGGTTATATGTCTTGCATACTGTAGATAGGAGTTTTCTACGATCagatgatttgatattagCTGCTGGTTTTACCTGTGGTGGTTTCTTAAACATGATAAAGTGATGGAAGAGAAAGGAAGTGATTGCgaaatgaaaatttgcGACAGAGAGAAAAGCCAATAAAAATTATCACACACTGACACGTAAACATTGGATTAGTCACGACATTACACCAACAAATGAGGGAGTCCAAAGAGTCCCCTAGTATTGCATCGCTTCGGAGGGTGATAACGCTAATTGTCATTGTATTGATGACTGGTATTGGTTACCCTTTGTTCACTTACACTACATCCATCTATCGTGCTGATTTACCTATCGATCAAATCAATGGTTATGACTTGTTAACATTGGAGTTTAAAATACCAATTCACGTGAATGTaccaattgatgaaaataaacTTAAGTCAGGGTTCAAACTGCTATACCCAGACTTGGAACGAAACTGGGTCATTGAAGTGGTGGAAGAACGCGATGCAAGGTATATTGTCAATGTACACCAGGATGCCAAAGAGGTTAACGTTGCCACTAAGGACAGAACAATCAATATAAATCTACGACCTCAAGATGATGTGGATGCATCAGTACAGCAAGCTCtatttgaacaagtttTCAAAGACGAATTGGATACTTTAGTCTCATTAAAACATCGTCAATCAACAACCGATATCTCATTCGCCTACAACGACAAATACAACTTGGTATTTTCATTACTCGTCGAGGATGGAAAGAAAATCAACTGGCAAATAGAACAAGCTCTTACCGAGTTTGAATCGGTACTTGCATATTTACAAAACATCACATCATTTACAATAACAACTCAGATTCAATACTACTCCAATCTCAAGGGTATTTACCCCGGCGGAGTCATTACTGAGGACGACTTAACcacatttgttgattttggtggATGGAATCTTGTCAACTTGGATATTGATCCAACTATCAATTTTGTTACATTCCTCCCTATACAACCACTTTTCATTGACAATTCtgaatccaattcatttttgatttcacaATGGGGTGGATTCAAGATCTATAACAGAGGGTTACCATCAATGAGTAATGCAACTATCACTgtggatgaattgattcCAATTATGAATATTTTTGCTAATCAATTATTGCAATTACTAGGATTTCCTCAGGGGGACCAATCATTGGCCatcaaattggattcaTTGGAAAGGGTGTTAGTATACAAAAACGTCCAAAActcaattgacaatttgaaatcgtTGGTGAAGTTGTCACAATCCTTGAAAGATATCACGGTGCCAGAAGAAACTCGTCAACAAGTACTTTACAGTCTTGAGcaagttgatgaagctaTCAAGACAAAATCTGTAGAAGCGGCTGCTCGGGCGGAGCTGGCTTCGAATAGGGcattctttgaaaaagagatGGTTCAACAAGCATATTTCCCAAGTGAGCATAAATTGGCGGTATTTTTGCCCTTATTAGGACCAATCTCATCGATTGTCATCTTCAATACTATAAAGTTGGTCAAGGGAAGGTAAAGTGGCCATATATCGTTTATAGAGTGAAGGCATATTAAAAGCGATATGAGAATTGCGTACTACCTGCATATAACAATTGTTCTGctctatttttttctttctctcttttgaatacaaaatttttcagcCAAAGACTTAAGATCTTCCAACCAGTCTATCGAAACCTCAATGTTTAGACTAATACCGCTTCAGCATATAAGGCGCGTGATTCCAACATGTACTACTTCACCCACAGCTACATTCATACGTACCCTTGTACACTTCAAAGAAACCAAGACTCAACTTCAACGAGAAaaagataaacaaaagaagcGTAAATTGAGACAAGAGttaaaattcaaatcattggaAAACCCCATTGATCATCCATTACATATGCCTATTGCTGAAGCACTCAATACCATTAGATCATTTGAAGTGGGTAAACCAGCAGATAAATCGACAATCACCTGTAATTTATATGTACGTCAAGAACAAGGTGCTGCCCCCATTAACGGAACTGTTGATATACCATTCCCTATCAATAGGAAGACTAAACCACTTGTATTCACTACTCATCATTCGataattgaagaattacTGACATTAGTCGACCCACAATATTTAGGAGGTAAAGAAttaattgataaatttgtcAATCAAGAATTATTACCTGGGGATTTCACCCATGTTTTCGCTACTAGTGAAATGGAAAGTCAATTAAGATCAGTTGCGAGGATATTAGGTCCTGCAGGATTACaaccaacaaagaaaaagggaACTGTTACTGATGATCCTCAAGCTATTGCTAATATTTTAAGATCATAtcaaattaaacaaaaggATTCTCATATAACTTTTACTGTGGGGAATACTACTTTTAGtgatttccaaatcatgtcaaatttgaaagcGGTTAGTGATGTTATATTCTCGcaaattgatccaaatgcTTCAAAAAAGACCAGGTTGGGTTATTGTTTCATCTCCTCAGCTAATAGTCCTGGGTTAGTCATTGACTTCAAACAGGAGTAAATGGAGGAGTAGTAACAGAGGACTTGACTTAGAGCTAGTATAGTTATACTGAATAAActtgtatatatacattATATCTTTCACAACTTTTCATCCTTTTCATccttttcattcttttcaatttcgcAAACAACAGGGGTTGTACTGATCCCAGTTGTAGCATAAGCAATCATTAACCAAGCAGGAAACCATCCTAAAATAATAACCAACCAAGTCCAACATTGCAATTGGTTCCATGAAGCAATCAAGTTTGGAAAGAATTCCTCAGCAAAGTATCCATTAGCAAGAACGAATACAAAGAATGGATTTGAAATGAACAAACACAGGATAGCCAATTTCCTATTTTTTTGTATCACGGTGGGCACAAATGTCAATGGTATTGCCAATAAACCAATCGTGAGTGCCAATGCGAAATGGACAATTAGTAAAGCAGTTATTAAGAATGCAATAATCAATAAGGCTAATCCGATCAATGCAAAACTTGTAGCGGTCGAAGAGTGTCCGTGACTTCTTACAACAAAGACAGGTAATATCAGGAGTGCCAAGGGAACGTGATTTAACGTTTCTTTTGATGCTTGCGGTATGATGACGGATAAACCAACGCACACAACCTCTGCGACCACCGcaataatcaacaacttgcTCAAATTTTGTGgaatttgatccaaatcGATACCCGAATTCAATATCGCATTTAATGCACCAAATGCATATGCTACCGCCAACATCACTGCACTAGGTAAATAAGTTCCAATAGAAACAAAATGCTTTGGACTCAACATCaaatagaaaaagaatgattgatgaaatttttccaacaagtTATTGACTGATCTGAATGTAGAATCAACGATTCGACCAAATTGAGTCACATCGTGTCCTTGGGTTCCTTTAGCTTTGATTGTGAATGCTTGAATCTGCCATCCTGAAAATGCTTCATGACCATGAACATCTCTAGATCCAGCAATCACTAATCTCAAAATTCCAGAAAATAAAGTCTTCAATCGATTTGTAAAGTTGATTGCTCGATCACTTATATCTTGTATACTACAACTGATACCTTCATGTTGGCCAATTTGGTTAGCGGTGTTTAGTAAGTCTAAATTAGGCAATTGACCATTCAAACCTTCATAGAACATATCATAGTATTGAAAACCATCACCCTGCTTACCATACTCCATAATTATGGCTGCTTCTATTGACCCAGCTGTATCATCCAAACTTGTATGATATGCATTAACCCACGATCTTAAGCTCTGTTTGCCATCGGGGGGAATCACAAGAATAATGTTTTTTGACCACACGGaaattctttgaaaataacGCATCAATGCCATACCAAGTGCCATAGCTccttcattgaattcattaTCTGAATTTACCCACGGTACAACTAACGCCATAGCCTCGGTATTTTCACCTCGCGATGCATGCATAATCGAGTAAAGTGTATCATTAGTGAATCCATTATGGTGTCGCGAAACCGGCAAACCCAAATCTTGTAACCATGCTGTAATAGCTTCATTACgttgttcaattggttgCAGTTCAAGTTGTTTAATTTCGTGTCTATACCCACGTACAATGTTCCATTCACTCTCTCGGAAATAAGACGTGACTTGTCCTGGCATCAATGCATTTTCGGAAATATAACAATTACGATAGTTTCCATCTTGCGGTAATGTTACTAGCCATAGTATACTCAAAATAGCCACGATAAATGAAAGGCGAGGTAGTAGCTTGATTGCTTTTGGGactaaattcaatttatgaATTTTCCTCAACACCTTTTCTGCTAAAGCCATCTCGTGttcaagttgattgatgGAGAATACGTGTTTGGTTTAATGTGAGAAATTTGAACGTTTTACAAAGCTACCAAAGATTTTGTAAAGATTTTGCATCACGTACAAACAACCGACTCTCTGGAATGAAATGGCACAGTCTTACAAATTACTACAGAGACAACTACGAAGACTTCCGCTACCACGGGGTATCATTCTCGATGGATCAAAAGTGTTGAAACAGCATTACCAACTTggcaaaagcaaaagattCGAACTCCTATTTCATCGAATCTTGGATCAAgaacaatacaaaaagaTAAATGAGATTCTTGATGCTATTTACAAAGTAGAGAAGCCACAGTGGTATAGTGAGCTTATAAATATACCTTATATGAAAGTGAAAGGACACTGGCCAACAATACATCTTATTGACGTACTAACTGAAAATGCAAAGACGAAAGATACATATTATGATAAGCTAGCCAAACCATTTTCAGTTGTGCAATCGCTTAACTTGAAGAGTAAAATTTCTCAGGTTCCACTAccgttgatgaaaaagtaCAGCCAGCAGGTGAATCCAGTGCTTAATATCATTAAAGAAGTACAGAAGGCATATACTTTTATCATGTCACAGAGAACTTTCGAAATCACAAAGCATCCATTTGAGGTATTTTACTACCCTTCTAAATTAGGCACTCCAGAGCACCCAGTTGGTATTGATTCTTTATTGAGGAAAAAAGTCAGTCACGTCAAAAACATTTTGGAAACATTCCAACCAATTCTGAaggaagaattggaaaaattgatgaaatccAGAGGTAAAATCAACCCAAACTTCTTTCGCCACCTCCAAAGAAAACGTACTGAACAAACAACCAGTTACCaagtcaagaaattgattatcaaagaaaaagttttaaGCGAAGAGCAGTTACAAGACATAATTCGAAAATATTTACGACAACAATATTACCTTGAAAATACAAATTATAaactcaatcaactttaacACCATTATATTAACTTCAATACTGCATAGTGGACTTTTTCCTTATCGGTTATCCACACAAATTTAGAGTTGACTCTCAAATGTGCTGGCTCGAATGGAAGTTCCGGCAAAGGTACACGTGTAGTTGTAGCATGATCGAGAACATAAAGACAATCCTTTGCCAATACAACCAAGTCCTTGTCCctaaattcaaatcctCTGGTATCAGTCACCTGATCAATCACTTGATCGTTCACCTTCCATActtccaattttttattaAAGTAGTCAGTATGTGCTTCAACAGTCTGAAGTCCCCAAGCTGATCCTTGCATATCCATAGGAGGAGATATATGGTAGATCTCAGTGATAACAGATATTTCGACGTATGATTGATGATACTCGTCGACTTGATCTAAAATGGTCCGATATAGATCTGAAATTTCCTGTTGAGACCCGCTTAACAATTTACCATCACCTGTATGTTTAATTGTATCATAGTCACTAGGAATATATTGCAAAACTTTAGATTGTAACAAATTCGAGTGGATAAACTCCAACAAGCTTGAAGTAGAATAGTTATTACTCGCTTCTTTGTCTG is part of the Candida orthopsilosis Co 90-125, chromosome 2 draft sequence genome and harbors:
- a CDS encoding Tma64 protein (S. cerevisiae homolog TMA64 localizes to), with the translated sequence MFKKPPQVKPAANIKSSDRRKLLSTVCKTYNLPIDEIAKEGLDNLVPPISKKASFTSPVDKKLSGTIYFDSNEVPSWFQTRDSQLYPSLFTCWKCPYILPLVKTHEPVIGVLGKGADLMLPGTIPPFDERAVKNAVVGIVSKEKPNVIMAVGVCRLNLTQFDYVVGRSGMAVEIIHHFDDELMKLNKEIDVVIPEEVDAEIPKVTKEEEEESVETDGVDKADREEPESEIQKEETTSAQPEAIETGEVKTEIENVAEELAQLTTEEVDNFFIRSLLQTIKLENIELPINASTFMSSYIYKNLPILGSTYANIKKTSWKKTSKFLKAMAKLSYLEVKGKDEDLSIIKLMTRTNPTIENFVPHKINKVKKPTSSGSSDGNASSSMMKITTLYKPTSKSRMFFNKLNAEFDHLYTLPELRTMFNDYIKLANLVNPANPKQIIIDEIISKPTNKPIDSQAPRDQIFTTFLTNFTPHYAITSNQYSHLGKGTPPKIHIVTEMKIGRKVITRVGNYDKFFIKQGAFAEELRKLCSGSTTIVDDEQVQVQGPHGNTIINLLKEKGVPLGCIEFEDKVKKKKRR
- a CDS encoding mitochondrial ribosomal protein of the large subunit, translated to MFRLIPLQHIRRVIPTCTTSPTATFIRTLVHFKETKTQLQREKDKQKKRKLRQELKFKSLENPIDHPLHMPIAEALNTIRSFEVGKPADKSTITCNLYVRQEQGAAPINGTVDIPFPINRKTKPLVFTTHHSIIEELSTLVDPQYLGGKELIDKFVNQELLPGDFTHVFATSEMESQLRSVARILGPAGLQPTKKKGTVTDDPQAIANILRSYQIKQKDSHITFTVGNTTFSDFQIMSNLKAVSDVIFSQIDPNASKKTRLGYCFISSANSPGLVIDFKQE
- a CDS encoding Pth2 cAMP-independent regulatory protein; the protein is MSNYLSDQQALHISTPQPQPQPQPQQQQQQSTTSLSTTGTPAHTPVTMNLVTYFGRVYTLYDALLLLEACRLNILPTIDRRLTTFERSRFIKPNCIFIWNETKSGMKRWTDGKLWSASKVIFGNFLQYREINKVTKKPEFNGLIKQSFSLNTKDGQRFHLISYYQLSNPNINRQRLMWNGTLPPVTNDDTINSINSDGDYGDDDNNDERTLKKRKLLHSNPASATNSPTSDLEQQQQQQQQQQQQQQQQRQLEEDYEDGYIVCIPSHDPKLKKLTLSTDIYPSHTLRAIPKNLKTGLTGPIPNTPSSIKGEDEEGVAESSTSTPNPPIAPGAIGYNNLSSQQQKQKQQQKQQQKLKPLNQQVPTYTHLQDSLNNYSHQSPSALPSAPPTIPPSTYPISSTALAKTQHSAPPPPPLLQTTNNSATSNYANHPNYATPTPTTTTTTATTNNATPEFQFAQVSNLSTIPPASTTMPTSTGSNLHFKFNNSEYIKNCDLQIVDILNKGFLK
- a CDS encoding Gaa1 protein (S. cerevisiae homolog GAA1 has GPI-anchor transamidase activity, has role in attachment GPI anchor protein and localizes to GPI-anchor transamidase complex), with product MALAEKVLRKIHKLNLVPKAIKLLPRLSFIVAILSILWLVTLPQDGNYRNCYISENALMPGQVTSYFRESEWNIVRGYRHEIKQLESQPIEQRNEAITAWLQDLGLPVSRHHNGFTNDTLYSIMHASRGENTEAMALVVPWVNSDNEFNEGAMALGMALMRYFQRISVWSKNIILVIPPDGKQSLRSWVNAYHTSLDDTAGSIEAAIIMEYGKQGDGFQYYDMFYEGLNGQLPNLDLLNTANQIGQHEGISCSIQDISDRAINFTNRLKTLFSGILRLVIAGSRDVHGHEAFSGWQIQAFTIKAKGTQGHDVTQFGRIVDSTFRSVNNLLEKFHQSFFFYLMLSPKHFVSIGTYLPSAVMLAVAYAFGALNAILNSGIDLDQIPQNLSKLLIIAVVAEVVCVGLSVIIPQASKETLNHVPLALSILPVFVVRSHGHSSTATSFALIGLALLIIAFLITALLIVHFALALTIGLLAIPLTFVPTVIQKNRKLAISCLFISNPFFVFVLANGYFAEEFFPNLIASWNQLQCWTWLVIILGWFPAWLMIAYATTGISTTPVVCEIEKNEKDEKDEKL